Genomic DNA from Deinococcus aetherius:
AGCAATGAGCAGTTACGGCGGACCTTTTTCGACGTGATGCCCTTCTCACGGCAGCTCACCATCCACCGCGTCAAGGGCCACTGTTCTAACGTCGCCGACGCCTTCCCCAAGATCAGCCCCTGGATGGGGACCCTGGACCCCATGATTCCCCTGCGCAACCGCCACGGGGGGCTGACCGGACTGAACCCGAAAAAGGGCGGGACGAACTTCGGAATGATGGTAATCGGCCAGTCTGGCGGCGGCAAGAGCGTGTGGAACATGAACCTGCTGTTGAGCATGGTGCCCCCGGGCGTGCGGGCCTTCATCCTCGACCCCAAGCACGACTATGAGGAGACGACCTGGTCGTTGCGCGGGCAGGTGATTTCCATCAGCGCGACCGCCCGACTCCCCGACGGGCGCCCGGTGAGGATCAACATCTTCGACCCCACCCCCGGCGAGGACCAGCCCGGCCCGGAGAAGACCGCCTTCATCATCGCGGTGTTCCGCACCCTGGACCTGGTACCGGACCGCATGCATCAGGCGGTGCTGGAAGCCGCCCTGCAGCAGTTCTTCCTGCTCAAGTCACGTCGGGTTCCAGACCCGGAGAAGGTCGGCGAGTACCGCGAGGTGTACATGGGCGGCCGTCTGCGCGACTTCGTGCAGGTGTTGAGCACCCTCAGCCGCATCGGCTCCGAGGGCATTCACGACAAGCCGCACTTCCTCCAGATTCGCGACAGTCTCACTGCGTTGTTCCAGTCCTACCTCGCGGGGCAGGGCGGCGTCCTGGGCGAGTTTCTGGACGGCTGGACCACCGTGGAGGTCGACGCTCCGTGCGTGACCTTCGACGTGTACAGCATGTACAACGACCCCACACTCCGGGCGCTGGGCATCCTGCTCATCGGCGAGTTCATGTTCCAACAGGCGGCCCGCACCGCTGGGACGAAGATCGGCATCTTCGAGGAGTTGGGCGTGCTGGCCCACATTCCTGAACTGGAGCATCTCGTGAACCGTTGGTTCAAGACCGGCCGCAGCCTGGGCATGATTCCGGTGGGCACCTCGCAGGACGTGAAGGACTTTGAAAAATTGGGTGGCCTGATCAACAACAGCGCCTGGGTGGTGATGAGCGCCCTGGGCGCGGGCGAGATCGCAGGGCTCCAGGAGGTCATGCATCTGTCGGACAAGGTCGCCGAACTTGCTGCCTCCTTGACGTTGCGGCCCGGCGTGATGGGCGAGTACCTCGTGCTGCAAAAGGTCGCCGACAACGTGCATGTCGGGGACGTGGTGCAGCTCTGGATGAGCCCGGAAAAGCTCTGGACGGTGACCACCCAGGACGAGGAGAAGACTAGGCGGCAGACGTACACGCAACGGCTCGGCGGCCGCACCGAGGCCATCTTGCAACTCGCCGCAGAAGTCCGGACCAGGAGGAAAGTTGCATGAACACTTCCGCCACCCCCACGTGCTCGTTCCCGGGAGGAAAGTCTTCGTCCAGGAAAGGTTGCTTACTGGGACACTTGCAGGGACCCCTGCCCGGAGCACGGACTTCCCTGCGGGGAGGCCGCCGGTGACCCGGGCGCCCTTTCGCCGGTTCGTGACCCTCGGCGTTGCGCTCAGCCTCGCCCTGCCGTCGACGGCTCATGCCCAGGACCTGGGGAGCCTCACGGATCTCCTGCAGTCGGGTGGCCTCATGAGTCTGATCGGCATGATCCCGGGTCTCAACTTTCTCGCGGGCCTCGGCCCGCTCACGGACATCCTGAAGATGATTCCGGGCCTGGATACGCTGCTCGGGCAGATTCCCGGCCTGAGCCAGTTGCTGGACCTGATCGGCCTGGGTGGAGGGTCGAACCTCGGCCCGCTCCTCGGGCAGATCCAGCAGGTCCAGAAGTGGTTGACTGCCGCGCGGCAGATTCAGGACACGGCGAAGAACATCATCCGCCCGAACAACTACACGGACTTCGTCGCCAGCGCAAACAGCGTCATGCGTCTGGCGGGCGTGAACCAGGTCTTCAGCCAGGGCCAGTACCAGCAGGACCCGCAGGGCGTGGCTCAGGCGGCCATCGATGCCCTCACCGACCAGCAGCGTGAGGTGCTGGGTCGCCTGCGTACCGCGATGACGCCTGCCGAGGCCGTCGCGGTGCGCGAGCAGGCCGCGGGACTTCAGGATCTCAAGGCCAGGGTTCAGCGGATCGCCGACAACGCCGAGGCCCAGAGCAACACGCAGAGCCTGACCAAGGAGGCCCAGGAACGGGCGCTGGACGCGCTGGACTACTCGACGGGGGCGGCTCAGGCGCTCAAGGACAACAAGAAAATCGAGGACATCAGCCGGATGGTGGGTTCGGCCTCGCTGGAATCCCTGCGGGTCAGCGCCCTGAACAGCGCCGCGCTCACGGCCGCGCTGGCCAACCAGACGAAAATTCAGGTGGCGCAGGCCGAGACGCTCGGACAGATGCTGGAGGAGATGCAGCGTTCGCGGCTCGACAAGGCGAACGCCATCGCGCGAATGATGGAAGCGCAGCGGCAGCAGGCCAAGCGTGAGGCCCAGCGCCTGCGCAACTACAGTCGCAACCTTACCGATGGTATGGGCAGTGCCGTGAGCGGGGCCAGTCTGCGTGGAGTCGACCTGCTGGGAGGGCCGTGATGCGGCGCCTGTGGCGCGTCCTCGTGCTGCTGTTCACCCTGGGGGCGCCCGCTCTGGCCGAAAGCGATACTGGAGCGGGGGGCCTCAGTCCCATCTGTCAGACCATGCTGGAGCGCAACGCACCGGCTCAAGGGGGAAGCCGCGTCAACCTGGAGACCTTCGTGCCCGATCCCGGGTGCTGGCTCCAGGCGAGCATCAAGGACATCAACGACGTCAACCTGTTCACGGTCACGGCGGCCATCGCCAAGTTCATCGTGGTCGCCAGCGTCCTGTGGGCGCTCCTGACCTCCATCGGCCGCGGCACGGCCACGCCCTTCCTGCGCGCGCTGGCACTGGGCTTCGTGGCTTTTACTGCGGCGAACGCCTACACCGCGAAAAGCGGCATTGGCTGGGTCGCGGCGGACTGGGCGATGGGCGCCTGGCAGACGGCCTACGTCGGAAGCGCACGGGTCGGTCAAGCTATGCTGGACCAGCGCATCCTCGCCAAGACGAAGGAACTGGACGAAAAGATTTCCAACTACGTCGCGATCAGCATGGACATCCAGGCTATCTCCACGCAGAAGGCCCTCTTCGGGACCAAGGCGGACCCCAATACGTTGGAGACGGCTTACCAGGAGATGCAGAAAACCGTCGACAGCGGCGGCAACATCAAATCACCCCTTCCGAAGTCGGCCTACTCGGCGGCGTACTTCCTCACGCTGGGCATCTTCAGCGTGTTCGCGATCCTGGTGTACAGCAGCGGCATGATGGTGGTAATCAGCGTGCTGGCCTTACCCATCGTGCTGGCCCTGACGACCCTCGGTTCACGACAGTTTCTCCAGACGGTCGGCGTGATCTGGCTGTCCAACGTCGTCACCATCCTGATCATTCCGGTCTTCATGGCGATCCTGATGACCACCATGCTCACTAGCCCGGTGCAGAGCCTGAACGCCAACCTGCAGTACAACATCGAGATCGGCACGCAGATGTTGACTGAGGTCAAGCAGCGGCTGGACAGTTGCAGCGGTGTCCTCTTCGTGGCCTGTCGAGCGGTGGAGGGGATCGGTGCGGTCATCGACG
This window encodes:
- a CDS encoding VirB4 family type IV secretion system protein, which produces MLSKVLTHFLKRPSPEAPVQKPARVSSAKGRKPARVARPVSGKSLIEQLPWAEPDDGAVFLRGGERLWFGFEIQPATAAQVDFARAQALSEGIRVMLNQAIAMGEGGRLVVERVPAPEAFVEYFLQGQRATTPDPLLHRIMEAEHEDLRGARLRGEITVTRFFLTFYVNVPKRPKDVPPTEAEYRAQMALVRRKRTNLLHRLEGLGLSPTVMSNREIKWLIWRYLNGNLAAAHPPAFTSQLDFRDFDPDDLKKDRSAATLTTRYQVAETEIGTDHPGYLTMGDRLIGAISIGKGGSGTGVHIIDNLLEALQNKHFYVMVDFEHLQQGTEKARLDTAVEELEGMVDSPIMRAGEGTSAKARKAREAIHEAEYRGKHFWRLGFTTVLYARTREELTEMLEKTRSEYSLMQGAHAIISNEQLRRTFFDVMPFSRQLTIHRVKGHCSNVADAFPKISPWMGTLDPMIPLRNRHGGLTGLNPKKGGTNFGMMVIGQSGGGKSVWNMNLLLSMVPPGVRAFILDPKHDYEETTWSLRGQVISISATARLPDGRPVRINIFDPTPGEDQPGPEKTAFIIAVFRTLDLVPDRMHQAVLEAALQQFFLLKSRRVPDPEKVGEYREVYMGGRLRDFVQVLSTLSRIGSEGIHDKPHFLQIRDSLTALFQSYLAGQGGVLGEFLDGWTTVEVDAPCVTFDVYSMYNDPTLRALGILLIGEFMFQQAARTAGTKIGIFEELGVLAHIPELEHLVNRWFKTGRSLGMIPVGTSQDVKDFEKLGGLINNSAWVVMSALGAGEIAGLQEVMHLSDKVAELAASLTLRPGVMGEYLVLQKVADNVHVGDVVQLWMSPEKLWTVTTQDEEKTRRQTYTQRLGGRTEAILQLAAEVRTRRKVA